The Methylobacterium sp. PvR107 genome contains a region encoding:
- a CDS encoding efflux RND transporter periplasmic adaptor subunit has translation MLLLLAAAGGGAYGYTRLNEPVAKPKAAAPLAVPVTLGTVEQGPFALVSNGLGTVQAYNTVQVRTRVDGEIQQVAFREGQAVRKGDILVQVDARPYQASYDQAKAKKEQDTANLNNAKADLVRYTGLGAYASRQQTETQTALVAQLTAQVASDQAAIDNAATQLGYATIRAPIDGVTGFRQVDIGNIVNASGQTPIVTITQVEPIFVVFTAPEDQLPAITTALRKGDVPVEAWSSDGLTKLAEGKLALFNNQVDTATGTIRLKAVYENKNHALWPGLSVSTKMRVGTVAVATTVPDNAIQHGPDGLFAFAVDDSDRAHQRALKAGRSDSGRTQVLSGDLKPGERVIVAGQYKVQDGGLVTEPRAARAERPEASGRQIEAQR, from the coding sequence ATGCTACTGTTGCTCGCCGCTGCGGGAGGGGGCGCCTACGGCTATACGCGGCTGAACGAGCCGGTCGCGAAACCGAAGGCCGCGGCGCCGCTAGCTGTTCCCGTCACCCTCGGCACGGTCGAGCAGGGCCCGTTCGCCCTGGTCTCGAACGGCCTCGGCACGGTCCAGGCCTACAACACCGTCCAGGTGCGCACGCGGGTCGACGGCGAAATCCAGCAGGTCGCCTTCCGGGAGGGCCAAGCCGTCCGCAAGGGCGATATCCTCGTGCAAGTCGATGCGCGCCCCTATCAGGCCAGCTACGATCAGGCGAAGGCCAAGAAGGAGCAGGACACCGCGAACCTCAACAACGCGAAAGCCGATCTCGTCCGGTACACGGGCCTGGGTGCCTACGCGTCGCGCCAGCAGACTGAGACGCAGACCGCTCTGGTCGCCCAGCTCACCGCGCAGGTCGCCTCCGATCAGGCCGCGATCGACAACGCCGCGACGCAGCTGGGCTACGCCACGATCCGGGCGCCGATCGACGGCGTCACGGGTTTCCGCCAAGTCGATATCGGCAACATCGTCAACGCCTCGGGCCAGACGCCAATCGTGACGATCACCCAGGTCGAGCCGATCTTCGTTGTCTTCACGGCGCCCGAAGATCAGCTTCCCGCGATCACCACTGCCCTGCGGAAGGGCGATGTGCCGGTCGAGGCCTGGAGCTCAGACGGGCTCACGAAGCTCGCGGAGGGGAAGCTCGCCCTGTTCAACAACCAGGTGGACACGGCGACCGGCACGATCCGTCTGAAGGCGGTCTACGAGAACAAGAACCACGCGCTGTGGCCGGGTCTGTCGGTCTCGACCAAGATGCGGGTCGGCACCGTAGCGGTCGCCACGACGGTTCCTGACAACGCGATCCAGCACGGCCCAGACGGCCTGTTCGCCTTCGCGGTGGACGATTCCGACCGTGCGCATCAGCGCGCGCTCAAGGCCGGACGGTCGGATTCGGGCCGCACGCAGGTTCTGAGCGGGGACCTGAAGCCCGGGGAGCGGGTGATCGTCGCCGGACAGTACAAGGTCCAGGACGGCGGCCTGGTCACCGAGCCGCGCGCCGCGCGGGCGGAGCGACCGGAGGCGAGCGGCCGCCAGATCGAGGCCCAGCGCTGA
- a CDS encoding cysteine hydrolase family protein yields MNPALYRRPRSVPILVLVDMQQEYEVAGRPLALPEIAPALENCRLALNHARESGIQVAYVRWIGAPLFQAGTRFARWIEGFEPQGCDMIFDRDRPSCFASPAFADVMERGCPPLVVAGFAGEAACLATAVDGYHRGQEVTFLADASASHDMDGIAAADIHRSISAVMRSFADVTDTHSWIAASSPFRPIAALSMPNARP; encoded by the coding sequence ATGAATCCCGCGCTGTATCGCCGGCCGCGCAGCGTGCCCATCCTGGTGCTGGTCGACATGCAGCAGGAATATGAGGTCGCGGGGCGGCCGCTCGCCCTGCCGGAGATCGCCCCGGCCCTGGAGAATTGCCGCCTCGCCCTCAACCATGCGCGCGAGAGCGGGATCCAGGTCGCCTATGTGCGCTGGATCGGCGCCCCGCTGTTCCAGGCCGGCACGCGCTTCGCCCGATGGATCGAGGGGTTCGAGCCGCAAGGCTGCGACATGATCTTCGATCGCGACCGGCCCTCCTGCTTCGCCAGCCCTGCCTTCGCCGACGTGATGGAGCGCGGCTGCCCGCCCCTCGTCGTCGCGGGCTTTGCCGGCGAGGCAGCCTGCCTCGCCACCGCCGTCGACGGCTACCACCGGGGGCAGGAGGTCACCTTCCTCGCCGATGCGTCCGCGAGCCACGACATGGACGGCATCGCCGCCGCCGACATCCATCGCTCGATCAGCGCGGTGATGCGCTCGTTCGCGGATGTGACCGACACGCATTCCTGGATCGCCGCGTCCTCACCCTTCAGGCCAATCGCGGCCCTCTCGATGCCGAATGCACGCCCATGA
- a CDS encoding HOOK family protein — protein MTPTLELEGLDELRSALIEERQIIVASVRRLREMRRQKGTFVMGDGAEAGSRLVAVQQQIDVVDAIIATLTNAQT, from the coding sequence ATGACCCCGACCCTGGAACTGGAAGGGCTGGACGAGTTGCGTTCGGCCCTGATCGAAGAGCGACAGATCATCGTGGCCTCGGTGCGCCGATTGCGCGAGATGCGCAGGCAGAAGGGCACCTTCGTCATGGGCGATGGAGCCGAGGCGGGCTCACGCCTGGTCGCCGTGCAACAGCAAATCGATGTGGTGGATGCCATTATCGCCACACTGACGAACGCCCAGACCTGA